From Paenibacillus sp. GP183, the proteins below share one genomic window:
- a CDS encoding RNA-guided endonuclease TnpB family protein, which produces MLVAYKYRIYPTKEQKQKIQFTLERCRLLYNRLLEERILAYKQEGKTPNYYDQANTFNERKQHIPALKQVHSQVLQDVAKRLDKAYQAFFRRVKQAETPGFPRFKPQSRYDSFTYPQGGYTIHGNKIKLSKIGEVKIKLHRELQGKMKTCSIIIKNGKYYACFSCEVEAKPLPITNMKVGIDLGLKHLAIPSEGEPIESPKYLRLSEQRLKHLQRAVSKKKKGSKRRSKAVHQLAKLHEHVANQRKDHAHKVSRKLVNQYQLIAFEDLNVLGLVKNHHLAKSIVDAGWQQLVQFVMYKAESAGRQVVQVNPYNTSQQCSNCGEIVKKTLSERTHQCSCGYVADRDVNAAINILNLALKNVS; this is translated from the coding sequence TTGCTTGTTGCCTACAAATACCGAATATACCCAACAAAAGAGCAAAAACAGAAGATACAATTTACTCTTGAACGCTGCCGTTTGTTGTATAACCGGTTACTAGAGGAACGTATTCTTGCCTACAAACAAGAAGGGAAAACACCGAACTACTACGATCAAGCAAACACGTTCAACGAGCGTAAACAACACATTCCGGCATTAAAGCAAGTGCATTCGCAAGTGTTACAGGATGTTGCGAAACGATTGGATAAGGCGTATCAAGCATTTTTTAGACGAGTGAAGCAAGCCGAGACTCCAGGGTTCCCACGTTTCAAACCACAATCGAGGTACGATTCGTTTACCTATCCGCAAGGCGGGTACACAATCCATGGCAATAAAATAAAGCTATCCAAGATCGGTGAAGTGAAAATAAAACTACATCGAGAACTGCAAGGCAAGATGAAAACCTGTTCCATCATTATCAAAAACGGAAAATACTATGCTTGTTTTTCGTGTGAAGTTGAAGCCAAACCTTTGCCTATAACAAACATGAAGGTTGGTATAGACTTAGGACTCAAACACCTTGCAATACCATCTGAAGGAGAACCGATAGAATCACCCAAATATCTTCGTCTAAGTGAACAACGATTGAAACATCTACAACGTGCCGTATCCAAAAAGAAAAAAGGTTCGAAACGTAGAAGCAAAGCTGTACATCAATTGGCGAAATTGCATGAGCATGTAGCCAATCAGCGAAAAGATCATGCGCACAAAGTTTCTCGTAAACTCGTAAACCAGTACCAATTGATTGCTTTTGAAGATTTAAACGTATTAGGGTTGGTTAAGAACCATCATCTTGCAAAAAGCATTGTTGATGCAGGATGGCAGCAACTCGTACAATTCGTGATGTACAAGGCTGAAAGTGCCGGTCGTCAAGTGGTGCAAGTGAATCCATACAACACATCTCAACAATGCTCCAACTGTGGTGAAATCGTCAAAAAAACACTATCCGAACGAACGCATCAATGTTCTTGCGGATACGTTGCAGATCGGGACGTAAATGCGGCGATTAACATACTAAACCTAGCTTTGAAAAACGTATCGTAA
- a CDS encoding AbrB/MazE/SpoVT family DNA-binding domain-containing protein → MKEMDHIIKTESEIRSKYQITIPEEIRSKAKLNIGDKLIWQYDDVRSEIIVMPKPKSFSDKLWGLGKNQWENEPADDYVKKERESW, encoded by the coding sequence ATGAAAGAGATGGATCATATTATAAAAACAGAAAGCGAAATTCGTTCAAAGTATCAGATAACTATTCCGGAAGAAATTCGAAGTAAAGCAAAATTGAATATTGGTGACAAGTTGATTTGGCAGTATGACGATGTAAGATCAGAAATCATTGTTATGCCAAAACCAAAATCCTTCTCCGACAAGTTATGGGGGCTTGGTAAAAATCAGTGGGAAAATGAACCCGCGGATGACTATGTCAAGAAGGAGAGAGAAAGTTGGTAA